The Oncorhynchus tshawytscha isolate Ot180627B linkage group LG05, Otsh_v2.0, whole genome shotgun sequence genome includes a window with the following:
- the LOC112250358 gene encoding transcription factor 24-like → MAEKQLEDPKSIPAEQTKMYSQNQFSLRTPQPGHRQSTRRDPKKWVRSGCVNGVQPSRAMKSHHSPENAARERSRVRNLRQAFHSLQAALPSVPRDTKLSKLDVLVLATDYIAHLTETLDQGGPLSELPLPPRAGGYLHPVKKWPMRSLLYCGSVGGLLSANQTPVSGEKATHPLTPSPEVNMDRSI, encoded by the exons ATGGCTGAAAAGCAGCTGGAGGATCCTAAGTCCATTCCAGCAGAGCAGACCAAGATGTATTCACAGAACCAGTTCAGTCTGAGAACACCGCAGCCTGGACACAGACAGTCCACACGTAGGGATCCTAAGAAGTGG GTGAGGTCTGGGTGTGTTAATGGGGTGCAGCCTAGCAGGGCCATGAAGTCCCATCACTCCCCAGAGAACGCGGCCAGGGAGAGGAGCCGTGTGCGTAACCTCCGTCAGGCCTTCCACAGCCTGCAGGCAGCCCTGCCCTCCGTCCCCCGTGACACCAAGCTCTCCAAGCTGGACGTCCTGGTCCTGGCCACCGACTACATCGCCCACCTTACTGAGACTCTGGATCAGGGAGGGCCTCTGTCTGAACTCCCACTACCCCCCAGGGCAGGGGGCTACCTCCACCCAGTCAAG AAGTGGCCGATGCGCTCCTTGCTGTACTGTGGGAGTGTGGGAGGactgctgtcagccaatcagacacCAGTGTCAGGAGAGAAGGCGACGCATCCACTGACCCCTAGCCCAGAGGTCAACATGGATAGATCCATTTAG
- the ephx1 gene encoding epoxide hydrolase 1, whose protein sequence is MNHWSPFRHNCGRGQNCHCILWNNEPAAESTMFTEVMLALVVGGVIYFLVQKSKRPQLKSEDGWWGEGTPPDREEDVSIRPYTVRTDKEELEDLYRRIDQTRSFPSLEDSQFTYGFNSQYLQNVVSYWRHDFDWRRQVDQLNKYPHYKTNIEGIDVHYVHVRPKNLPEGVTAVPLLMVHGWPGSFYEFYRMIPLLTQPSNPDDIMFEVVCPSIPGYCFSEAPHKKGFDSVCAARVFHKLMKRLGFQQFYAHGGDWGWIVTTNMAQLEPKIIKGLHLNFAPPSKPGLPMVLSIMLGHRFPKIFGFNEHDIQRIYPVVQNLVVESVKESGYMHIQATKPDTVGRGLNDSPVGLAAYILEKFSTWTDHDFRNLDDGGLTRKFSLDDLLTNVMIYWTSGCIISSMRFYKENFSKGLDQPHSKMPVHVPTGFACFPNELMHTPKLWVQQKYRELKTFTPMARGGHFAAMEEPELMAQDIQNFTKMQEKRKK, encoded by the exons AAAGCACCATGTTTACAGAGGTTATGTTAGCCCTGGTGGTGGGAGGAGTGATCTACTTTCTGGTGCAGAAGAGTAAGAGGCCTCAGCTGAAGAGTGAGGATGGCTGGTGGGGGGAGGGGACTCCCCCGGACAGGGAAGAAGATGTCAGCATTCGCCCGTACACAGTCCGGACGGATAAGGAGGAGTTGGAG GACCTGTATAGGAGAATAGACCAGACACGATCATTCCCTTCTCTAGAGGATAGCCAGTTCACCTACGGCTTCAACTCCCAGTATCTGCAGAACGTGGTCTCCTACTGGAGACATGATTTtgactggaggaggcaggtggatCAACTGAACAAATACCCACATTACAAAACCAACATCGAAG GCATTGACGTGCACTACGTCCATGTGCGGCCCAAGAACCTCCCTGAGGGCGTGACTGCTGTGCCTCTGCTCATGGTGCATGGCTGGCCAGGCTCTTTCTACGAGTTCTACAGGATGATACCCCTCCTGACTCAACCCTCCAACCCAGACGACATCATGTTTGAGGTGGTCTGTCCCTCCATCCCTGGGTACTGTTTCTCTGAGGCTCCACATAAGAAAG GTTTTGACTCAGTTTGTGCGGCTCGTGTGTTCCACAAGCTGATGAAGAGACTAGGTTTCCAACAGTTCTATGCTCATGGAGGAGACTGGGGATGGATCGTCACCACCAACATGGCCCAGCTGGAGCCCAA AATAATCAAAGGCTTGCATCTCAACTTTGCTCCCCCCTCCAAGCCGGGCCTGCCCATGGTTCTGTCTATAATGCTGGGCCACCGTTTCCCCAAGATATTTGGCTTCAATGAGCACGACATCCAGCGCATCTACCCCGTTGTGCAGAACCTAGTGGTGGAGTCTGTCAAGGAGTCAGGATACATGCACATCCAGGCCACCAAGCCTGACACTGTGG GTCGAGGGTTGAATGATTCTCCAGTAGGTCTTGCTGCTTATATCTTGGAGAAGTTTTCCACCTGGACTGACCATGACTTCAGGAACCTGGATGACGGAGGACTTACGAG GAAGTTCAGTCTGGATGACCTGCTGACCAACGTGATGATCTACTGGACGTCTGGCTGCATCATCTCCTCCATGCGCTTCTACAAGGAGAACTTTAGCAAGGGTCTTGACCAGCCACACTCAAA GATGCCAGTGCACGTGCCCACCGGTTTTGCCTGCTTCCCCAACGAGCTGATGCACACCCCCAAGCTGTGGGTGCAGCAGAAGTACCGCGAGCTGAAGACCTTCACGCCCATGGCCCGAGGAGGACACTTCGCCGCCATGGAGGAGCCAGAACTCATGGCCCAGGACATCCAGAACTTCACCAAGAtgcaggagaagaggaagaagtga